A genomic stretch from Natronomonas gomsonensis includes:
- a CDS encoding NOP5/NOP56 family protein: MNEADPSSGGWFENVDREDAESVTEAIRTGSAESPAAWPERAVESGFADERDEYYEILHDATVRATREAVQEAERSDDKQLMHSIRAMDDCERVANELAERVAEWAGSRHEDAETGVEYARELAETDDDDPLVSLSRRVRDLDDEADALRAHVERTAPEVAPNLSALAGPVLAARLIALAGGLKQLARKPAGTVQVLGAEEALFAHLRGRAPSPKHGVIFVHEAVQGTHPDNRGSAARALAGKLSIAARVDHYSGERKPELDAELAERIERIQARDVDE, encoded by the coding sequence ATGAACGAAGCCGACCCCTCGTCCGGGGGGTGGTTCGAGAACGTCGACCGCGAGGACGCCGAATCGGTCACCGAGGCGATTCGGACGGGCAGTGCCGAATCGCCGGCGGCGTGGCCGGAGCGCGCAGTCGAGTCGGGGTTTGCCGACGAACGAGACGAGTACTACGAAATTCTACACGATGCGACGGTGCGAGCGACGCGAGAGGCCGTACAGGAGGCAGAACGCTCCGATGACAAACAGTTGATGCATAGCATTCGGGCGATGGACGACTGTGAGCGCGTTGCCAACGAACTCGCCGAACGCGTCGCCGAGTGGGCCGGGAGCAGACACGAGGATGCGGAGACGGGGGTCGAATACGCCCGAGAGTTAGCAGAGACCGACGACGATGACCCGCTCGTCTCGCTTTCGCGTCGGGTCCGTGACCTCGACGACGAGGCGGACGCACTCAGGGCACACGTCGAGCGGACGGCGCCGGAGGTGGCGCCGAACCTCTCGGCGCTGGCCGGGCCCGTGTTGGCGGCCCGACTCATCGCACTCGCCGGCGGACTGAAGCAACTCGCCCGCAAGCCCGCCGGGACGGTTCAGGTGCTGGGCGCCGAGGAGGCGCTGTTCGCCCACCTCCGAGGGCGGGCGCCGTCGCCGAAACACGGCGTCATCTTCGTCCACGAGGCGGTTCAGGGAACTCACCCCGACAACCGGGGCTCGGCGGCGCGTGCGCTGGCGGGCAAACTCTCCATCGCCGCTCGCGTCGACCACTACTCCGGGGAGCGGAAACCGGAACTCGACGCCGAACTCGCCGAACGCATCGAGCGCATCCAGGCGCGTGATGTCGATGAGTGA
- a CDS encoding fibrillarin-like rRNA/tRNA 2'-O-methyltransferase: MSDLPAGVERRAFDGRESLATEGESVYGEPTVDGWRKWDVRRSKLGAMLEKGMDTNLAGGETVLYLGAAAGTTVSHVADFSGPTYAVEFAARPARDLLDAAEPRKNLFPLLKDARKPETYAHVVEPVDVLIQDVATRGQAKVALANRRFLDDDGRLLLAVKARSEDVARDPDAVFEETLTALKDGYEILETRSLEPFHDDHLAVVARPE; the protein is encoded by the coding sequence ATGAGTGACCTGCCGGCGGGCGTCGAGCGCCGCGCCTTCGACGGCCGCGAGTCGCTGGCGACGGAGGGAGAGTCGGTGTACGGCGAGCCGACCGTCGACGGCTGGCGGAAGTGGGACGTTCGTCGCTCGAAACTCGGCGCGATGTTGGAGAAGGGAATGGACACGAACCTCGCCGGCGGCGAGACGGTGCTGTATCTCGGCGCGGCGGCGGGGACGACGGTTAGCCACGTCGCCGACTTCTCGGGGCCGACCTACGCCGTCGAGTTCGCGGCGCGGCCGGCGAGGGACTTACTCGATGCCGCCGAACCGCGAAAGAACCTCTTCCCGCTGTTGAAGGACGCCCGAAAGCCGGAGACGTACGCCCACGTCGTCGAACCGGTCGACGTCCTGATTCAGGACGTGGCCACGCGCGGACAGGCGAAGGTGGCGCTCGCGAATCGACGGTTCCTCGACGACGACGGCCGACTCCTGTTGGCCGTGAAGGCCCGAAGTGAGGACGTGGCTCGGGACCCCGATGCGGTGTTCGAGGAGACGCTGACGGCGCTGAAAGACGGCTACGAGATACTTGAGACGCGGTCGCTGGAGCCGTTCCACGACGACCACCTCGCGGTCGTCGCCCGACCGGAGTAA